The proteins below come from a single Lodderomyces elongisporus chromosome 3, complete sequence genomic window:
- a CDS encoding uncharacterized protein (CAZy:GH92), with product MLLVLTFLFALTIAAPTLSKNNSNSSNSSNSSNSSNTSKVRRQDIQPIDRVDVFYGTEGGGNMFPGVTRPFGMVKLGVDAIDANFGNAYSGYAPGGVINGISMLHESGTGGAPEYGVVAQLPFTGDFQSQLNLTRSQPDSAKVGEYHVYTENVNISIAAGDRFGILKYDFKQDNTSNGNNKILIDVAHHLSAPQRPWWSQREVNGSIDATSSSEYSGYTTIENGWGLQQAWTIYFCGKFSEDAAAINSFQGKNSTSNGATSISSSTQDDSFGLIFEFSNLSQVQSHMGVSFISKEQACANIDYTKDFDNLVQDTRQAWSREVFDKFQVEVAVGGGNGGNNNNNNNDSVINQFYTALYGAHLIPSNRTGENPNPGWTSQQVYYDDFFTIWDTFRCLNPLLNIINPTRGSEIVQSLTNIYLNEGWTPDGRSANQNGRTQGGSNSDIVMADAFVKNIQGIDWTSSYAAMKKNAEVQPPYWYDSFAPDASTKQGRGALPDWLKYGYITRNYTRSVSRTLEYAYDDFALSQVAAGLDNEEDHNKYLQRGSNWRNIWNKDATASSTAKYSYKGFVQPRNADGSFNFTHYDPFSCFGCYWGDDEYEGKPVEYGFAVPHDIKGLIELIGDNQTFITRINDLYPLHGEKIADVGNEPSFLTPFLFNFVQEQWRTVELTRYIMQNDFAKNLPGNSDGGALQGWMIFNMLGFYPIAGTTTYLISSPFFSSLKLQLENGATFEIRAPNLSDENIYVQSLKINGQEWNKNWVDHQTLFGAQGGLIEFDLGADQVVWETGEVPPSPGYISF from the coding sequence ATGTTGTTGGTACtcacttttttgtttgcacTCACTATTGCAGCACCAACTTtgagcaaaaacaattcaaaCAGCTCAAATAGTTCAAATAGTTCAAATAGTTCAAACACCTCCAAAGTCCGTCGACAAGATATACAGCCAATTGATCGAGTTGATGTGTTCTATGGCACAGAAGGCGGTGGTAATATGTTTCCTGGAGTAACTAGACCGTTTGGTATGGTGAAATTGGGTGTCGATGCCATTGATGCAAATTTCGGAAATGCATACTCAGGTTATGCACCCGGTGGTGTGATTAACGGAATCTCAATGCTCCATGAAAGCGGCACTGGCGGTGCACCAGAGTATGGTGTCGTAGCACAATTACCATTTACGGGTGATTTCCAATCACAGCTCAATTTGACCAGAAGTCAACCTGACTCGGCAAAAGTTGGCGAGTACCACGTGTACACTGAAAATGTCAATATTTCAATTGCTGCTGGTGATCGTTTTGGAATATTGAAATACGACTTTAAGCAAGataacaccagcaatgGTAACAATAAAATATTGATCGATGTTGCACACCACCTCTCAGCTCCACAAAGACCATGGTGGTCTCAACGAGAAGTTAATGGTTCAATTGATGCAACCTCGTCCCTGGAATACTCAGGGTATACCACTATAGAGAATGGATGGGGCCTCCAACAAGCATGGACAATATATTTTTGCGGAAAGTTTAGTGAAGATGCAGCAGCTATTAATTCATTTCAGGGAAAAAACAGTACCAGTAATGGTGCCACTTCAATAAGTTCATCAACACAGGATGACTCATTTGGCTTGATATTTGAGTTTAGCAACTTATCACAAGTGCAAAGTCATATGGGAGTCTCCTTTATATCTAAGGAACAAGCCTGTGCTAATATTGATTACACAAAGGATTTTGACAATCTTGTACAGGATACAAGACAAGCATGGTCAAGGGAAgtttttgacaagtttcAAGTTGAAGTTGCAGTTGGCGGTGGCAACGGaggcaacaacaacaacaacaacaacgactcAGTAATCAACCAATTTTACACTGCATTATATGGCGCTCATTTGATTCCGTCAAATAGAACCGGAGAAAATCCTAACCCCGGCTGGACTTCTCAACAAGTTTACTATGATGACTTTTTCACCATTTGGGACACTTTCCGTTGTCTCAACCCATTACTCAACATTATAAACCCCACAAGAGGCTCGGAAATTGTGCAATCCTTGACAAACATTTACTTAAATGAAGGCTGGACTCCAGACGGTAGATCTGCTAATCAAAATGGTCGAACTCAAGGAGGTTCAAACTCAGATATAGTAATGGCTGATGCGTTTGTGAAAAACATTCAAGGAATCGATTGGACTTCTTCATATGCGgcaatgaaaaagaatgcTGAAGTGCAACCTCCATATTGGTACGATTCGTTTGCACCAGATgcatcaacaaaacaaggGCGCGGCGCCCTTCCAGACTGGTTGAAATATGGATATATTACAAGAAACTATACCAGAAGTGTTAGTAGAACCTTGGAATATGCATATGATGACTTTGCACTATCTCAAGTAGCAGCTGGGCTAgataatgaagaagatcaCAACAAATATCTTCAACGTGGTTCAAACTGGAGAAATATATGGAATAAAGATGCTACAGCTTCCTCAACAGCAAAGTATTCGTATAAAGGATTTGTCCAGCCTAGGAATGCAGATGGCAGTTTTAATTTCACCCACTATGATCCATTCAGTTGCTTTGGATGTTATTGGGGCGACGACGAGTATGAGGGAAAGCCGGTTGAGTATGGGTTTGCTGTGCCACACGATATAAAAGGTTTAATTGAACTCATTGGAGATAACCAAACTTTCATTACTAGAATCAATGATCTTTATCCTCTCCACGGAGAGAAAATTGCTGATGTTGGGAATGAACCTAGTTTCTTGACCccgtttcttttcaattttgtgcAAGAGCAATGGAGAACTGTTGAGCTTACAAGATATATAATGCAGAACGACTTTGCCAAAAATTTACCGGGAAACAGTGATGGCGGTGCATTACAAGGATGGATGATTTTCAACATGCTTGGATTCTATCCGATTGCCGGAACAACCACCTACTTAATTTCATCTCCATTCTTTAGTAGTTTGAAATTGCAATTGGAAAATGGTGCAACTTTCGAGATTAGAGCGCCTAATCTTTCCGACGAAAACATTTACGTGCAAAGCTTGAAAATAAACGGTCAAGAATGGAACAAAAATTGGGTTGATCACCAAACATTATTTGGTGCACAAGGAGGTTTAATTGAATTTGATTTGGGTGCAGACCAAGTGGTGTGGGAAACGGGCGAAGTTCCACCAAGTCCGGGATATataagtttttga